Proteins from a single region of Amycolatopsis sp. CA-230715:
- the hisD gene encoding histidinol dehydrogenase: MLNRTDLRGRSLSPAELRATLPRAEIDVDAALHQVRPVVDAVRERGVEAVLDYTERFDGVRPSRVRVPAAELTRALSELDADVRAALEESIDRARKVHADQRRADVTTTVAEGGTVTERWVPVARVGLYAPGGLAVYPSTVVMNVVPAQIAGVGSLVLCSPPQAAFGGLPHPTILAAAELLGVDEVWAVGGAQAVALLAYGAADTDGAELAAVDIVTGPGNIYLTAAKRMLRGIIGIDSEAGPTEIAILADGTADAAHVAADLISQAEHDPLAASVLVTTSEQLADEVETELKTRVPATKHTERVAEALGGKQSGIILVSTVDEGLRVVDAYAAEHLEIQTADAREVAARVRNAGAVFVGAYAPVSLGDYCAGSNHVLPTGGFARHSSGLSVQSFLRGIHVVDYSEEALRAVAPKVVSLANAEDLPAHGEAVTARFEGDAK; this comes from the coding sequence ATGCTGAACCGTACCGACCTGCGAGGGCGCTCCCTGTCACCCGCCGAGCTGCGTGCCACGCTGCCGCGCGCGGAGATCGATGTGGACGCCGCCCTGCATCAGGTGCGGCCGGTGGTGGACGCGGTCCGCGAGCGCGGGGTCGAAGCGGTACTCGACTACACCGAGCGGTTCGACGGCGTGCGGCCCTCGCGCGTACGCGTGCCCGCGGCGGAGCTGACCCGTGCACTGTCCGAACTGGACGCCGACGTCCGCGCGGCACTCGAAGAGTCGATCGACCGCGCCCGCAAGGTGCACGCCGACCAGCGGCGCGCCGACGTCACCACCACCGTCGCCGAGGGCGGCACGGTCACCGAGCGCTGGGTTCCGGTGGCGCGCGTCGGCCTGTACGCGCCGGGCGGGCTCGCGGTCTACCCGTCGACCGTGGTGATGAACGTGGTGCCAGCGCAGATCGCCGGGGTCGGCTCGCTCGTGCTGTGCTCGCCGCCGCAGGCCGCGTTCGGCGGGCTGCCGCACCCGACCATCCTCGCCGCGGCCGAGCTGCTCGGCGTCGACGAGGTGTGGGCGGTCGGCGGCGCGCAGGCGGTCGCACTGCTCGCCTACGGCGCCGCCGACACCGACGGCGCCGAGCTGGCTGCCGTCGACATCGTCACCGGTCCCGGCAACATCTACCTGACCGCGGCCAAGCGCATGCTCCGCGGCATCATCGGCATCGACTCCGAGGCGGGGCCGACCGAGATCGCGATCCTCGCCGACGGCACCGCCGACGCCGCGCACGTCGCGGCCGACCTGATCAGCCAGGCCGAGCACGACCCGCTCGCCGCGAGCGTGCTGGTCACCACCTCCGAGCAGCTCGCCGACGAGGTCGAGACGGAGCTGAAGACGCGGGTCCCCGCGACGAAGCACACCGAACGCGTCGCGGAAGCGTTGGGAGGAAAGCAGTCCGGCATCATCCTGGTGTCCACTGTGGACGAAGGGCTGCGGGTGGTCGACGCGTACGCGGCCGAGCACCTGGAGATCCAGACCGCCGACGCGCGCGAGGTCGCCGCACGGGTCCGCAACGCGGGCGCGGTGTTCGTCGGCGCGTACGCCCCGGTGTCGCTCGGCGACTACTGCGCCGGGTCCAACCACGTACTGCCCACCGGCGGTTTCGCGAGGCACTCCTCCGGGCTGTCCGTGCAGAGCTTCCTGCGCGGGATCCACGTCGTGGATTACAGCGAGGAGGCGTTGCGGGCGGTCGCGCCGAAGGTCGTGTCGCTCGCGAACGCCGAGGACCTGCCAGCCCACGGCGAAGCCGTGACCGCCCGGTTCGAGGGGGACGCGAAATGA
- a CDS encoding carbon-nitrogen hydrolase family protein has product MVRIGLCQLTSSEDPAKNLVLVRDGVAEAAGAGAEVVVFPEATMARFGVPLAPLAQPLDGPWATEVAKVAAEHDVLVVAGMFTPADDGRVKNTLLVTGRGEHLGYDKIHLYDAFGFRESDTVAPGDAPVTVAVDGIVLGLATCYDLRFPELFRGLADAGAAAVLVPTSWGAGEGKIEQWQVLVRARGLDSGCWIVGCGQADPAATGISVNPKAPTGIGHSLVADGFGRVHAQLGAEPGVTVVEIDPELPEKARGATGALANRRL; this is encoded by the coding sequence GTGGTGCGCATCGGACTCTGCCAGCTGACCTCGAGCGAAGATCCCGCCAAGAACCTGGTGCTGGTCCGCGACGGCGTGGCCGAAGCGGCCGGCGCCGGCGCGGAGGTAGTGGTGTTCCCCGAGGCGACCATGGCCAGGTTCGGGGTGCCGCTGGCGCCGCTCGCGCAGCCGCTCGACGGGCCGTGGGCGACCGAGGTCGCGAAGGTCGCCGCCGAGCACGACGTGCTGGTCGTCGCCGGGATGTTCACCCCGGCCGACGACGGCAGGGTGAAGAACACGCTGCTGGTGACCGGGCGCGGCGAGCACCTCGGCTACGACAAGATCCACCTTTACGACGCCTTCGGCTTCCGCGAGTCCGACACCGTCGCACCCGGTGACGCCCCGGTCACGGTGGCCGTCGACGGCATCGTGCTCGGCCTCGCGACCTGCTACGACCTGCGGTTCCCCGAGCTGTTCCGCGGACTCGCGGACGCGGGCGCGGCCGCCGTACTGGTGCCGACCTCGTGGGGCGCCGGCGAGGGCAAGATCGAGCAGTGGCAGGTGCTCGTGCGCGCGCGGGGCCTCGACTCGGGGTGCTGGATCGTCGGCTGCGGGCAGGCCGACCCGGCCGCGACGGGCATCTCGGTCAACCCGAAGGCGCCGACCGGGATCGGGCATTCCCTGGTCGCGGACGGGTTCGGCCGCGTGCACGCGCAGCTCGGCGCGGAACCGGGCGTGACCGTCGTCGAAATCGACCCCGAGCTGCCGGAGAAGGCGCGCGGCGCCACCGGGGCGCTGGCGAACCGGCGGTTATGA
- a CDS encoding LuxR C-terminal-related transcriptional regulator, translated as MGTPENIKVAVIEDHPLYRAAVARVLEEAPDVELGAVADSVARFAVCRQPAGSVVVLDLKLRGVADAAAVLEVVGMGHRVLVVSAHAGQTEVLGAISAGARGYLSKDADGDEILRAIREIAAGNSYVSPTLASFVLNSSRERNAGPKLVLSERERQVLSLVAAGERDQDIAELMSISVRTVRSYLDRIRDKTGRRRRPELTRLAIEEGIAYEQGS; from the coding sequence ATGGGGACGCCGGAAAACATCAAGGTGGCCGTGATCGAGGACCACCCGCTCTACCGCGCCGCGGTCGCGCGCGTGCTGGAGGAGGCGCCGGATGTCGAACTGGGCGCGGTCGCCGACTCGGTCGCCAGGTTCGCGGTGTGCCGCCAGCCCGCGGGCAGCGTCGTGGTGCTGGACCTCAAGCTGCGCGGGGTCGCCGACGCGGCCGCTGTGCTCGAGGTCGTCGGCATGGGGCACCGCGTCCTCGTGGTGTCCGCGCACGCGGGACAGACCGAGGTGCTCGGCGCGATCTCGGCGGGCGCGCGCGGTTATCTGTCGAAGGACGCCGACGGCGACGAGATCCTGCGCGCCATCAGGGAGATCGCGGCGGGCAATTCGTACGTCTCGCCGACGCTGGCCTCGTTCGTGCTGAACTCGTCGCGGGAACGGAACGCGGGCCCGAAGCTCGTGCTGTCCGAACGCGAACGGCAGGTGCTCTCGCTGGTCGCCGCGGGCGAACGGGACCAGGACATCGCCGAGCTGATGTCGATCAGCGTGCGGACCGTGCGCTCCTACCTGGACCGGATCAGGGACAAGACCGGGCGCCGCCGCCGTCCCGAGCTGACGCGGCTCGCGATCGAAGAGGGCATCGCCTACGAGCAGGGGTCATAA
- the eccB gene encoding type VII secretion protein EccB, translating into MILRELIEGDTGGVWTQRDQIQAYQFLRRRLVSALVAADANHPVSPSRRLVLGTAAGLAVAVLVTAVCGVLGLLSPGGGKDWLSGGHVIVEEGTGARFVLGQDGVLHPVLNYSSARLLAGAAPNADVTVPAKKLATAARGAGIGIVGAPDSLPAPERLVTTAWTNCSRTSRDAPSSADPTSSVLLVAGDSGRVLGPREGLLVRLPDGSRYLISAGHRFRLTDEALVALHYDQRMPIAVSPRWLGTVPAGRDLAFLEADGAGERGPSVGGKATKTGQVLRVGEDGYYLVRADGLEAITETQAALVPGGPEPADVAAVARAPKHAGKQTAGGEDAAGYPGRIPVPVTVTGTSVTVCARDGDARVTISDRLPLPGGARPIATMAKQDGRVADEVSVPPSGGAVVAEQTAPGVDSGTTYLVTDTGVKYPVVSREALAALGYGAVPRQPVAAGTLAALPSGPALDPAAAAVPVTGAGSG; encoded by the coding sequence ATGATCCTCCGCGAGTTGATCGAGGGAGACACGGGCGGGGTGTGGACCCAGCGAGACCAGATCCAGGCGTACCAGTTCCTGCGCCGCCGCTTGGTTTCCGCGCTCGTCGCCGCGGACGCCAACCACCCGGTGTCGCCGAGCAGGCGCCTCGTGCTCGGCACCGCGGCCGGGCTCGCGGTGGCCGTGCTGGTGACCGCGGTGTGCGGGGTGCTCGGCCTGCTGAGCCCCGGCGGCGGCAAGGACTGGCTCTCCGGCGGGCACGTGATCGTCGAGGAGGGCACGGGCGCGCGGTTCGTGCTGGGCCAGGACGGCGTGCTGCACCCGGTGCTCAACTACTCGTCCGCGCGCCTGCTCGCCGGTGCCGCGCCGAACGCCGACGTGACCGTGCCCGCGAAGAAGCTCGCGACCGCGGCCCGTGGCGCCGGGATCGGGATCGTCGGCGCGCCGGATTCGCTGCCAGCCCCGGAACGGCTGGTCACCACCGCCTGGACGAACTGCTCGCGCACCAGCCGCGACGCGCCGTCGTCGGCGGATCCCACGTCGTCGGTGCTGCTCGTCGCGGGTGATTCGGGTCGCGTGCTCGGGCCGCGCGAAGGCCTTCTCGTGCGCCTGCCGGACGGTTCGCGGTACCTGATCAGCGCGGGCCACCGGTTCCGCCTCACCGACGAGGCGCTCGTGGCGCTGCACTACGACCAGCGCATGCCGATCGCGGTGTCGCCGCGCTGGCTCGGCACCGTGCCCGCGGGGCGGGACCTCGCCTTCCTCGAAGCCGACGGCGCCGGCGAGCGGGGGCCGTCGGTCGGCGGGAAGGCGACGAAGACCGGGCAGGTGCTGCGCGTCGGCGAGGACGGCTACTACCTCGTCCGTGCCGACGGGCTCGAAGCGATCACCGAAACCCAGGCGGCGCTGGTCCCCGGCGGCCCCGAGCCCGCGGACGTCGCCGCCGTCGCGCGTGCGCCGAAGCACGCCGGGAAGCAGACGGCCGGGGGAGAGGACGCCGCCGGGTACCCGGGGCGGATCCCGGTCCCGGTCACGGTCACCGGGACGTCGGTTACCGTGTGCGCCCGCGACGGCGACGCGCGGGTGACGATCTCGGACCGGCTGCCGTTGCCGGGCGGAGCGCGTCCGATCGCGACGATGGCGAAGCAGGACGGGCGGGTCGCCGACGAGGTGTCCGTGCCGCCGTCCGGCGGCGCGGTGGTCGCGGAGCAGACAGCACCCGGTGTCGATTCGGGAACGACGTACCTGGTGACCGATACCGGGGTGAAGTATCCCGTGGTGAGCCGGGAAGCACTGGCCGCGCTGGGCTACGGTGCGGTGCCGAGGCAGCCGGTGGCGGCGGGGACCCTCGCCGCGCTGCCGAGCGGGCCCGCGCTCGATCCCGCGGCCGCCGCGGTACCGGTGACCGGGGCTGGTTCGGGGTGA
- a CDS encoding type VII secretion protein EccE, protein MTAAWLFPVRVRQIVVWELAAVAVLAVSGFGEVPRIAVSSVAALAVLTTSVRIGGTHFAGWAAAWLGYRFRFRGAPPTANIEIREHVDRAGNRFGVARTGDGWSCVIRLAGTAAASPVALRDSVLEAFRRTDIPLASAQVLVWTVPTPDDGAPLRVRWLAVRYRPEAEPLAATARGGGELGALRATVSAALGIVGRLAESGWESAVLDAAELEEDLRAALGANDEDIADGWRAWRAGAVTQTCHAPLGRPDSPHVLDGYADGAAFTATSLVVDRDPSGHERITTTIRIGGTDAALPFSTRPLHGRHGAHVRRSLPLALP, encoded by the coding sequence GTGACCGCCGCGTGGCTGTTTCCGGTGCGGGTGCGCCAGATCGTGGTGTGGGAACTCGCCGCCGTCGCGGTGCTCGCGGTGTCCGGTTTCGGCGAGGTGCCGCGGATCGCGGTGTCTTCGGTCGCCGCGCTCGCCGTGCTCACGACGTCGGTCAGGATCGGCGGCACGCACTTCGCGGGCTGGGCGGCGGCGTGGCTCGGCTACCGCTTCCGTTTCCGGGGTGCCCCGCCCACCGCGAACATCGAGATCCGCGAACACGTCGACCGGGCGGGAAACCGGTTCGGCGTCGCGCGGACCGGTGACGGGTGGAGCTGCGTGATCCGGCTCGCCGGTACCGCGGCGGCGAGCCCCGTCGCGCTCCGCGACAGCGTCCTCGAAGCGTTCCGCCGCACCGATATCCCGCTCGCGAGCGCGCAGGTTCTCGTGTGGACAGTGCCCACTCCCGACGACGGCGCGCCGCTCAGGGTGCGTTGGCTCGCGGTGCGGTACCGGCCCGAGGCGGAGCCGCTCGCCGCCACGGCGAGGGGCGGCGGAGAACTCGGCGCCCTCCGCGCCACCGTGAGCGCCGCGCTCGGAATCGTTGGCAGGCTGGCGGAATCGGGCTGGGAAAGCGCTGTCCTGGACGCGGCCGAACTCGAAGAAGACCTCCGGGCGGCACTCGGCGCGAACGACGAGGACATCGCCGACGGCTGGCGCGCCTGGCGGGCGGGCGCCGTCACGCAGACCTGCCACGCGCCGCTCGGACGCCCGGACTCCCCGCACGTCCTGGACGGTTACGCCGACGGCGCCGCCTTCACCGCCACCTCGCTCGTCGTCGACCGCGACCCGAGCGGCCACGAGCGGATCACCACCACGATCAGGATCGGCGGCACGGACGCCGCGCTGCCGTTCAGTACCCGGCCCCTGCACGGCAGGCACGGCGCCCACGTCCGCCGCTCGCTCCCACTGGCCCTCCCCTGA
- a CDS encoding DUF4097 family beta strand repeat-containing protein encodes MPTFDTPEPISVTLELVACDVEIIASDRVDTVVEVRPRDASKDIDRKEAERTTVDFVGGKLRVKTSKRGTYFSRTGVMAVTIELPTGSHVQGTTSMGDFIADGRLGDCVFTTSAGDIRLGETGSLKAKTTHGALTVTKVDGDADLTGSGELQIGEVTGDGLIRNINGSCWIGDIAGDLKLSSANGDLATERPRGSVIAKTAYGTVRVERAVRGTMVLETQSGNVEIGIADGTAAWLDVRTWYGSVQSALDNSEAPSQTEEAVEVRARTWYGDIVVRRA; translated from the coding sequence ATGCCCACTTTCGACACCCCGGAACCGATCTCGGTCACCCTCGAGCTCGTGGCGTGCGATGTCGAAATCATCGCGAGCGACCGCGTCGACACGGTCGTCGAAGTCCGCCCCCGCGACGCGAGCAAGGACATCGACCGCAAGGAGGCCGAGCGGACCACAGTCGACTTCGTCGGCGGCAAGCTCCGGGTCAAGACCTCGAAGCGCGGTACCTACTTTTCGCGCACCGGCGTGATGGCGGTGACGATCGAACTGCCGACCGGCTCGCACGTGCAGGGCACGACGAGCATGGGCGACTTCATCGCCGACGGCAGGCTCGGCGATTGCGTGTTCACGACGTCGGCAGGCGACATCCGGCTCGGCGAAACCGGTTCACTGAAGGCGAAGACGACCCACGGCGCGCTGACCGTGACCAAAGTGGACGGTGACGCCGACCTCACCGGTTCCGGCGAACTGCAGATCGGCGAGGTCACCGGGGACGGCCTGATCAGGAACATCAACGGCTCCTGCTGGATCGGCGACATCGCGGGAGACCTCAAGCTGAGTTCCGCGAACGGGGACCTCGCGACCGAACGGCCGCGGGGCTCCGTGATCGCGAAGACCGCGTACGGCACGGTCCGCGTCGAGCGTGCCGTACGCGGCACGATGGTGCTGGAAACGCAAAGCGGCAACGTGGAAATCGGGATCGCCGACGGCACCGCGGCCTGGCTGGACGTGCGCACCTGGTACGGCTCCGTGCAGAGCGCACTGGACAACTCCGAAGCGCCGTCGCAGACCGAGGAAGCCGTCGAGGTCAGGGCAAGGACTTGGTACGGCGACATCGTGGTCCGCCGAGCCTGA
- a CDS encoding S9 family peptidase has product MGNSIDVSAYRTAEKLLFHNRSKLVRGLKVKPNWLDGGARFWYKVDGPGEAETVLVDPAAGTREPGYAPEPGPELGFGSVLSPDKRHAVYRDGHDVWLHSLDDGTKKPLTTDGEPDYEYGTAPAAMTPSTLLRRFGVAELPPAVAWSPDSTRVLTHRTDQRGVRETTLVDAMPPEGGAPKARTQRYAFPGDEKYPHAELAVLDVRTGEVVRADAEPVGMPVFSPVNSRQAWWAEDGSAVYYLRGTRDMRTLRLHRLDPATGEVTTLIEETGPTRVEPTQAMAGKPIVRIIGGGAEVLWYSQRDGWGHLYRYDAASGELLDQVTSGEWPVQEILHVDEAARVVYFVAAGLIAEDPYRRTVCRAGLDGTGFAKITDDEFDHVVSVPDNGSYFIDSASTTDTPPVITVRGWDGRVLVELERTDISALLETGWRPPERFRTKAADGVTDVYGLLYLPHGFDPEKWYPVLNRPYPSVQMNTISPAFDQSWFGCDSEASAALGFVVVLVEGRGTAGRGKAFHDLSYGHLADAGGLADHVAAIEQLAETRPWMDLDRVGVYGLSGGGFATVRGLCEFGDFYHVGVAICGNHDNRYYHLGWAEAYDGPNPAAWAAASNVDIADRLRGKLMLIHGGMDDNVHPEHTMRLVDALVDADKDFDLLIVPGAEHLFFGYQHYLERRKWDFLVRNLMDLEPPAGFRLTPAELDLELIAEMFGS; this is encoded by the coding sequence ATGGGGAATTCGATCGATGTAAGCGCTTACCGGACTGCGGAGAAACTGCTTTTCCACAACCGGTCCAAGCTCGTACGGGGCCTGAAGGTCAAACCGAACTGGCTCGACGGCGGCGCGCGGTTCTGGTACAAAGTGGACGGTCCGGGCGAGGCGGAGACCGTGCTGGTCGACCCGGCGGCGGGCACCCGCGAACCGGGTTACGCCCCCGAGCCCGGCCCCGAACTCGGTTTCGGGTCGGTACTGTCCCCCGACAAGCGCCACGCGGTGTACCGCGACGGCCACGACGTCTGGCTCCATTCGCTCGACGACGGCACCAAGAAACCGCTGACCACCGACGGCGAACCGGACTACGAATACGGGACCGCCCCGGCCGCGATGACCCCGTCGACGTTGTTGCGCCGCTTTGGTGTCGCCGAGCTGCCGCCCGCGGTGGCCTGGTCTCCGGACTCGACGCGGGTGCTGACGCACCGCACCGACCAGCGCGGGGTGCGCGAAACCACGCTGGTGGACGCGATGCCGCCGGAGGGCGGTGCGCCGAAGGCGCGCACCCAGCGCTACGCCTTCCCCGGCGACGAGAAGTACCCGCACGCCGAACTCGCCGTGCTCGACGTGCGCACGGGCGAGGTGGTGCGCGCCGACGCGGAACCGGTCGGCATGCCGGTGTTCTCCCCGGTGAACAGCAGGCAGGCGTGGTGGGCCGAGGACGGTTCGGCGGTCTACTACCTCCGCGGCACGCGCGACATGCGGACGCTGCGCCTGCACCGGCTCGACCCCGCCACCGGAGAAGTGACGACGCTGATCGAAGAAACCGGCCCCACCAGGGTCGAGCCGACGCAGGCGATGGCGGGCAAGCCGATCGTCCGGATCATCGGCGGCGGCGCCGAAGTGCTCTGGTACTCCCAGCGCGACGGGTGGGGCCACCTCTACCGCTACGACGCCGCCTCCGGCGAACTGCTCGACCAGGTCACCTCCGGCGAGTGGCCGGTGCAGGAGATCCTGCACGTCGACGAGGCCGCGCGCGTCGTCTACTTCGTCGCCGCGGGGCTGATCGCCGAGGATCCCTACCGCAGGACGGTGTGCCGCGCCGGGCTCGACGGCACCGGGTTCGCGAAGATCACCGACGACGAGTTCGACCACGTGGTTTCGGTACCGGACAACGGTTCCTACTTCATCGACTCGGCGTCCACAACGGACACTCCGCCGGTGATCACGGTACGCGGCTGGGACGGGCGGGTGCTCGTGGAACTGGAGCGCACGGACATCTCGGCGCTGCTCGAGACGGGCTGGCGGCCGCCGGAGCGCTTCCGCACGAAGGCGGCCGACGGGGTCACCGACGTCTACGGCCTGCTGTACCTGCCGCACGGCTTCGACCCGGAAAAGTGGTACCCGGTGCTCAACCGACCCTACCCGTCGGTGCAGATGAACACCATCAGTCCGGCCTTCGACCAGAGCTGGTTCGGGTGCGATTCCGAAGCGTCGGCGGCGCTCGGGTTCGTCGTGGTGCTCGTGGAGGGCCGCGGAACGGCGGGGCGCGGCAAGGCGTTCCACGACCTGTCCTACGGGCACCTCGCCGACGCGGGCGGGCTCGCCGACCACGTCGCGGCGATCGAGCAGCTCGCGGAAACGCGGCCGTGGATGGACCTCGACCGGGTCGGCGTGTACGGCCTGTCGGGCGGCGGGTTCGCCACCGTGCGCGGGCTGTGCGAGTTCGGCGACTTCTACCACGTCGGCGTCGCCATCTGCGGCAACCATGACAACCGCTACTACCACCTCGGCTGGGCGGAGGCCTACGACGGCCCCAACCCCGCCGCGTGGGCCGCCGCGTCCAATGTGGACATCGCAGACCGGTTGCGCGGCAAGCTGATGCTGATCCACGGCGGGATGGACGACAACGTCCACCCCGAGCACACGATGCGCCTCGTCGACGCCCTCGTCGACGCCGACAAGGACTTCGACCTGCTGATCGTCCCCGGCGCGGAGCACCTGTTCTTCGGGTACCAGCACTACCTCGAGCGCCGCAAGTGGGACTTCCTCGTCCGCAACCTGATGGACCTCGAACCCCCGGCGGGCTTCCGGCTCACGCCAGCCGAACTGGACCTCGAACTCATCGCCGAGATGTTCGGGTCCTGA
- a CDS encoding SAM-dependent methyltransferase: MTGNGAHEDGLDRLQAALSARATMKRWAEGAELVEVVRAAHDAGWLARLRDEITAEDLASDAGVPVGQVSDVLAVLVSAGVVRAGETSFRLCPAFDALVAGASGVDIRTVLDALDLARGQAGRVAKPGRLDGARALVLARDWGVRASTGARELYGLLYQALPEYRDRLARGGPLLDVGSGVGGALLTTATLFDELRAVGVEIVAETAAESRRRAREAGVASRVEIRTADARTLTDEGAFTVSYWAQAFFPADTRAEVLAAIFRALRPDGLLLMQELFPRDEPTTGTRLDQLFYRQQNLAFGLSADALVTEAAAAGFEDARILDSPVGKLVLARKPVS, translated from the coding sequence ATGACCGGGAACGGTGCGCACGAGGACGGTCTCGATCGGCTTCAGGCCGCCCTGTCCGCGCGGGCCACGATGAAGCGCTGGGCCGAAGGTGCGGAACTCGTCGAAGTCGTCCGCGCCGCCCACGACGCGGGATGGCTCGCGCGGTTGCGGGACGAGATCACCGCGGAGGACCTGGCGTCGGATGCCGGTGTCCCGGTCGGCCAGGTCTCGGACGTGCTGGCGGTACTCGTTTCGGCGGGGGTGGTGCGTGCCGGGGAGACCTCGTTCCGGCTGTGCCCCGCCTTCGACGCACTGGTCGCCGGTGCCTCCGGCGTCGACATCCGCACCGTGCTCGACGCGCTGGACCTCGCGCGCGGCCAGGCGGGCCGGGTCGCGAAGCCGGGCCGCCTCGACGGCGCGCGGGCACTGGTGCTCGCCCGCGACTGGGGAGTGCGGGCGAGCACCGGGGCGCGCGAGCTGTACGGACTGCTGTACCAGGCACTGCCGGAATACCGGGATCGGCTCGCCCGCGGCGGCCCGCTGCTCGACGTCGGCAGCGGCGTCGGCGGCGCGCTGCTGACCACCGCGACCCTGTTCGACGAACTCCGCGCCGTCGGTGTCGAAATCGTCGCCGAGACGGCCGCCGAAAGCCGCCGCCGTGCGCGGGAAGCCGGTGTCGCCTCCCGCGTGGAGATCCGGACCGCCGATGCGCGAACCCTGACCGACGAAGGCGCCTTCACCGTTTCCTACTGGGCGCAGGCGTTCTTCCCCGCCGATACGCGCGCCGAAGTGCTCGCCGCGATCTTCCGCGCGCTGCGTCCCGACGGCCTGCTGCTGATGCAGGAACTGTTCCCCCGCGACGAACCCACCACCGGCACCCGGCTCGATCAACTCTTCTACCGGCAGCAGAACCTCGCGTTCGGACTCTCCGCCGACGCCCTCGTCACCGAAGCGGCCGCCGCCGGGTTCGAGGACGCGCGGATCCTCGACAGCCCGGTGGGAAAGCTCGTCCTGGCGCGAAAACCGGTCTCCTGA
- the eccD gene encoding type VII secretion integral membrane protein EccD — protein MTAARRVTVVTPLARMDVALPPRSTLAELVPQLVRLADAEGQANPEHPGWVLSRLGGAPLAAGLTVADAAVRDGEVLCLNPRERPRTPLLFDDVVDSIASVAGSSSRSWGPEAARRAGLVAAAVLLVGSAVLLQASTAGTALAPVACGVLAVVLLLGGGALSRAYGDAEAGVAVSVAGFAPALLAGMSALPAHPPFSLAAGPLGCGLAAVTAYGVLAAVSVADRVPWFVAVTAAAALGAVTTAVVLLAGSVAEPAAAVLAVVVTALTAAAPMLALRLGKLPLPRVPDDIDAFRADERPSLGADMVGQTAYARRLLGGLLVAAGLVLLGCAPVLVRGSGWDAGLLALLGVAWTLRSRSYSDTSHRVLLLVPGFAALGFAAVWLVLDGDRALVLPAGFVVAVAAAICVAYAGRVARGHRSPYWARVLDIAEFLALVSLVPMAAMITGVYEAVRG, from the coding sequence GTGACGGCCGCCCGCCGCGTCACCGTGGTGACCCCGCTGGCGAGAATGGACGTCGCGCTGCCACCGCGGAGCACGCTCGCGGAACTGGTGCCGCAGCTCGTGCGGCTCGCCGATGCCGAAGGGCAGGCGAATCCGGAGCACCCCGGCTGGGTGCTGTCCCGGCTCGGCGGCGCACCGCTCGCGGCGGGGCTCACCGTGGCCGACGCCGCGGTCCGCGACGGCGAAGTCCTCTGCCTGAACCCCCGGGAGCGGCCGCGCACGCCGTTGCTGTTCGACGACGTGGTGGATTCGATCGCGAGCGTCGCCGGTTCTTCCTCGCGGTCGTGGGGTCCCGAGGCGGCGCGGCGGGCCGGGCTGGTCGCCGCCGCCGTGCTGCTCGTCGGTTCCGCGGTCCTGCTGCAGGCTTCGACGGCGGGCACCGCGCTCGCGCCGGTCGCGTGCGGAGTGCTCGCGGTGGTGCTGCTCCTCGGCGGTGGCGCGCTGAGCCGCGCCTACGGTGACGCGGAGGCGGGTGTCGCCGTCTCGGTCGCCGGATTCGCGCCCGCGTTGCTGGCCGGGATGTCCGCGCTGCCAGCGCATCCGCCGTTCTCGCTCGCCGCGGGGCCGCTGGGGTGCGGCCTCGCCGCGGTCACCGCGTACGGCGTGCTCGCGGCCGTTTCGGTGGCCGATCGGGTGCCGTGGTTCGTCGCGGTCACCGCCGCCGCCGCGCTCGGCGCCGTCACCACGGCCGTCGTGCTGCTGGCTGGCTCGGTCGCGGAGCCCGCCGCGGCGGTGCTGGCGGTCGTCGTCACCGCGCTGACCGCCGCCGCGCCGATGCTGGCGCTGCGCCTCGGCAAGCTCCCGCTGCCCCGCGTACCGGACGACATCGACGCCTTCCGTGCCGACGAGCGCCCGTCGCTCGGCGCGGACATGGTCGGTCAGACCGCGTACGCGCGACGGCTGCTCGGCGGCCTGCTCGTCGCCGCGGGTCTGGTCCTCCTCGGCTGTGCTCCCGTGCTGGTACGGGGATCGGGCTGGGACGCCGGTCTGCTCGCCCTGCTCGGTGTCGCGTGGACGCTGCGGTCACGGTCCTATTCGGACACTTCCCATCGGGTGCTGCTGCTCGTGCCGGGTTTCGCCGCACTGGGCTTCGCCGCCGTGTGGCTGGTGCTCGACGGCGACCGGGCGTTGGTGCTACCGGCGGGCTTCGTCGTCGCGGTGGCCGCCGCGATCTGCGTCGCGTACGCGGGCCGCGTCGCGCGTGGCCACCGCTCCCCGTACTGGGCCCGGGTACTGGACATCGCCGAATTCCTCGCGCTCGTGTCACTCGTCCCGATGGCGGCGATGATCACCGGCGTCTACGAAGCCGTGCGCGGCTAG